A stretch of the Desulfobacter sp. genome encodes the following:
- a CDS encoding regulatory protein RecX produces MNDPYSKAFNLALRNLSRRAKTIFEIKLVLSSKGVEPMVTEEVVQRLVELNYLDDKAFARQFIDNRIRFKPKSTFALGYELSCKGVAPSIADELLSSLDNTQLAFNAVDRKQSQWQHLDQDACKKKLMNYLRYRGFDHGVCQAAWQRFLKNK; encoded by the coding sequence ATGAATGACCCCTATTCAAAGGCATTCAACCTGGCCTTAAGAAATCTGTCCAGGCGTGCCAAAACCATATTTGAAATCAAATTAGTTCTCTCTTCCAAGGGGGTTGAACCCATGGTCACAGAAGAGGTTGTTCAGCGGTTGGTTGAATTAAACTATCTGGATGACAAAGCCTTTGCCCGCCAATTTATTGACAACCGAATCAGATTCAAGCCCAAATCAACCTTTGCGCTGGGATATGAGCTCTCGTGCAAAGGTGTGGCCCCCTCTATTGCAGACGAACTGCTCAGCTCACTGGACAATACTCAACTTGCCTTTAATGCTGTGGACCGAAAGCAGAGCCAATGGCAGCACCTGGATCAGGATGCCTGTAAGAAAAAACTCATGAATTATCTTCGGTACAGAGGCTTTGACCATGGCGTCTGCCAGGCAGCCTGGCAACGGTTCCTAAAGAATAAATAA
- a CDS encoding PilZ domain-containing protein, translating into MVGRKRTIERRRNKRYKAVEGAYAAISPNSHKLGQIIDISMGGLCFKYIDTSNETDPVQPAAEDAIFLSSMGYYVGDLPFKTVSDYEMTNAPSFSSMKVRKRHLRFTDLTFKQLFDLDYYLRNNVTEQIERLPDQYRS; encoded by the coding sequence ATGGTTGGCAGAAAAAGAACAATAGAAAGGCGAAGAAACAAAAGATACAAAGCGGTTGAAGGGGCATATGCAGCCATCAGCCCGAACTCCCATAAACTGGGCCAGATCATTGATATTAGTATGGGAGGCCTTTGTTTCAAATATATTGACACTTCAAATGAAACAGACCCGGTTCAGCCGGCTGCCGAAGATGCCATATTTTTAAGCAGCATGGGGTATTATGTGGGAGATCTCCCTTTTAAAACCGTTTCAGACTATGAAATGACAAACGCCCCCTCCTTTAGTTCAATGAAAGTCAGAAAACGTCATCTTCGGTTTACAGACCTTACATTCAAACAATTGTTTGATCTGGACTACTATCTGAGAAATAATGTCACAGAACAAATTGAACGGCTTCCGGATCAATACCGGTCCTGA
- a CDS encoding insulinase family protein: MNLQGLTPLVESAVGQSGLGNMDMDELEAALAGKEVRLGFQIDQTYCALGGSAPPKEATLFFQLLYAYLKDPGFREKSLDLAKTRYRQNYNALKRPPDGVMKILGNRFLAGGDLRFGLEDPDRIQKMTMDDIESWLRPAFESSPLEVFIVGDFDVSAFEVLAKTYLGALEDRKPVSETLPKESLPFPKGDTRTFNLDSKIDKGMVRVGFLTDDFWNIKQTRTLSVLSRVFSERLRKTVRETLGASYSPYVYNHPSLAFKGYGVMNFVVNVSPKSVQAVKEQIDLMIKDLVENGVTPEELSLVKAPLINHLAVLRQSNNYWLNSVMADSFRHPERLDWALDLVKGYSNITLGDVTRVAGQFIQAQDRALIVILPKTGE; encoded by the coding sequence ATGAACCTGCAAGGATTAACTCCCCTTGTCGAATCTGCCGTGGGGCAAAGCGGGCTGGGGAATATGGACATGGATGAGCTGGAGGCGGCTCTTGCCGGAAAAGAAGTCCGTCTTGGTTTTCAGATTGACCAGACCTATTGTGCCTTGGGGGGCAGTGCACCCCCCAAGGAGGCAACGCTTTTTTTTCAACTGCTTTATGCCTATCTAAAAGATCCGGGATTCAGAGAGAAAAGCCTTGATCTTGCCAAGACCCGTTACCGTCAAAATTACAATGCTTTAAAGCGGCCCCCTGACGGGGTGATGAAAATTTTGGGAAACAGGTTTCTGGCAGGCGGGGATCTTCGGTTCGGTCTTGAAGATCCAGACAGGATTCAAAAGATGACCATGGATGATATTGAGTCCTGGCTGAGACCCGCATTTGAATCCAGCCCTTTGGAAGTCTTCATTGTGGGAGATTTTGATGTATCAGCCTTTGAGGTGCTTGCTAAAACCTATTTGGGGGCTCTGGAAGACCGCAAGCCGGTTTCAGAGACCCTGCCAAAAGAGTCTTTGCCGTTTCCCAAAGGAGACACCCGTACTTTTAATCTTGATAGCAAAATAGACAAGGGGATGGTCAGGGTTGGATTTTTAACTGATGATTTTTGGAATATCAAGCAGACCAGAACCTTGTCTGTGCTTTCACGGGTTTTTTCCGAACGGTTGAGAAAAACCGTTCGTGAAACTCTTGGTGCCTCTTATTCTCCCTATGTATATAATCATCCTTCTTTGGCATTTAAGGGATACGGGGTAATGAATTTTGTGGTGAATGTTTCACCCAAATCCGTACAAGCCGTCAAAGAGCAAATAGACCTGATGATTAAGGATCTGGTTGAAAACGGAGTGACCCCGGAAGAATTGTCTCTTGTCAAGGCCCCATTGATTAATCATCTGGCTGTACTCAGGCAGAGTAACAATTATTGGCTCAATTCGGTCATGGCGGACTCGTTTCGTCATCCAGAACGCCTGGACTGGGCCCTTGACCTGGTCAAGGGGTACTCAAATATTACCCTTGGGGATGTGACCCGGGTGGCCGGACAATTTATTCAGGCCCAGGACCGTGCATTAATTGTTATTTTACCCAAGACGGGAGAATAA
- a CDS encoding carboxy terminal-processing peptidase — MKSAIKSVYRYGLALFIIVVLTGLFVQPCLSAVTSLAPLPAQSSQCRAIIKALESTHFTGKKMDKTMSAQVFDRYIKHLDPSRHLLTQADLDEFEPFKYLMYTFLKKGDLGPAFEIFNRYQARASQRLTHIITIVDDWEDKIDLTLDDTLVIDPDSRTFVSEPQDLLALWKKEIKNHIITLKIDNKENQEITTTLKKIYKNRLNRLYQVKSRDVFQIFMNAATACFDPHTQYFPPRVSEDFDIQMSLSLEGIGAVLQNEYEYTKVVRLIPKGPADKSHLLMPGDKIIGVGQGKKGEIKDTIGQRIDDVVKLIRGPKNTFVRLKIIPAKKTNATATISILRDKVKLEEQSAQKKTVSIDLNDRTYKLGIIEVPNFYIDFQAYHNGEKNYKSTTRDVEKLLFELKKEKIDGLIVDLRDNGGGSLKEANDLTGLFLKSGPTVQIKTKHRISRLYDQDPSIAYTGPLVVLMNRMSASASEIFAGAIKDYHRGIIVGTRSFGKGTVQELKPLGNGRLKLTSAKFYRVSGKSTQHKGVEPDIWFPKIYKVKETGESALDGALLWDRILSTRYKAYHPLQPLFALLSEQYEIRATKAAGMTYLRQRIDMANSFSDLKALSLNLENRKKMNLEQTARELALENEFRIQKGKEPLDSLKDVDPKIKEFKEILMEQTQFLAADFIRLSRQLGYYW; from the coding sequence ATGAAATCAGCCATTAAATCTGTATATAGATACGGGTTAGCCCTGTTTATTATAGTTGTTTTAACAGGGCTTTTTGTTCAGCCCTGTTTGAGCGCCGTCACATCTCTTGCGCCTCTGCCCGCACAATCCAGCCAGTGCCGGGCCATTATCAAGGCCCTTGAGAGCACCCATTTTACCGGAAAAAAAATGGATAAGACCATGTCTGCCCAGGTATTTGACCGGTATATCAAACATCTGGACCCCAGTCGCCATCTGTTGACCCAGGCAGACTTAGATGAATTTGAGCCCTTTAAATACCTGATGTACACTTTTTTAAAAAAAGGAGATTTAGGGCCTGCCTTTGAAATTTTTAACCGTTACCAGGCCAGGGCATCCCAGCGGCTGACCCATATCATCACAATTGTGGATGACTGGGAAGATAAGATCGATCTGACCCTGGACGATACCCTTGTTATTGATCCTGATTCAAGGACCTTTGTTTCAGAACCCCAAGACCTTCTGGCCCTGTGGAAAAAGGAAATCAAAAACCATATCATCACCTTGAAAATTGACAACAAAGAGAACCAGGAGATCACCACCACCCTTAAAAAAATATATAAAAACCGGTTGAACCGTCTTTACCAGGTAAAATCCAGGGATGTATTCCAGATTTTCATGAATGCCGCAACCGCCTGCTTTGATCCCCATACCCAATATTTCCCTCCCAGGGTATCAGAAGATTTTGACATCCAGATGAGCCTTTCCCTTGAGGGAATCGGTGCCGTACTTCAAAATGAATATGAATATACAAAAGTGGTCCGCCTTATCCCCAAAGGCCCGGCCGACAAATCCCACCTGCTCATGCCCGGAGACAAAATCATCGGGGTGGGCCAGGGTAAAAAAGGGGAAATCAAAGATACCATCGGACAGCGGATAGATGATGTTGTCAAGCTGATCCGGGGGCCAAAGAATACCTTTGTCCGGCTTAAAATCATCCCTGCCAAAAAGACCAATGCCACGGCGACCATCAGTATCCTGCGGGACAAGGTCAAGCTTGAAGAGCAATCTGCCCAGAAAAAGACAGTGAGTATAGACTTAAACGACCGCACCTATAAGCTTGGCATAATCGAAGTACCCAATTTTTATATTGATTTCCAGGCCTATCACAACGGGGAAAAGAACTATAAAAGCACAACCCGAGATGTTGAAAAACTTTTATTTGAACTGAAAAAAGAAAAGATAGACGGTTTGATCGTTGATCTGCGGGATAATGGGGGGGGATCTTTAAAAGAGGCCAATGACCTGACCGGCCTTTTTCTTAAATCCGGCCCCACAGTGCAGATTAAAACCAAACACAGGATCTCCAGACTCTACGATCAGGACCCCTCCATTGCCTATACCGGTCCCTTAGTGGTATTGATGAACCGGATGAGTGCCTCTGCCTCTGAAATCTTTGCAGGGGCCATCAAAGATTATCACCGGGGCATCATTGTGGGTACCCGCAGTTTTGGAAAAGGCACGGTCCAGGAACTCAAACCCCTTGGCAATGGGCGGCTTAAACTGACCTCAGCTAAATTCTACCGTGTTTCGGGCAAAAGCACCCAGCACAAAGGCGTTGAGCCTGATATCTGGTTTCCTAAAATTTATAAGGTCAAAGAGACCGGGGAAAGTGCCTTGGACGGAGCCCTGCTCTGGGACAGAATTCTCTCAACCCGTTACAAGGCCTATCACCCTTTGCAGCCTCTCTTTGCTTTGCTTTCCGAACAATATGAAATAAGGGCGACCAAGGCTGCCGGCATGACCTACCTTAGACAGAGAATTGATATGGCAAACTCTTTTTCAGATTTAAAAGCGCTGTCTTTGAATCTTGAAAACCGCAAAAAGATGAACCTTGAACAAACCGCCCGGGAACTGGCCCTGGAAAATGAATTTAGAATCCAAAAAGGAAAAGAGCCTTTGGATTCTCTCAAGGATGTTGATCCAAAAATCAAAGAGTTCAAAGAAATCCTTATGGAACAGACCCAATTTCTTGCTGCCGATTTTATCCGCTTATCCCGGCAGCTGGGATATTATTGGTAA
- a CDS encoding AsmA-like C-terminal domain-containing protein, giving the protein MTPEKKNIKRIAVYTTGLILVLLIAAPLVIEPFLNSPPVKARSIWEIKKISQIDVLPDDIEFFIAPLPGLRFLNLDIPLNQEMSLAIKQLEVKIDLSQLLKRKIAVSQILMDNPDLKYSPKTPSPSKPSGPSHLFHTPLQMPDQTIERLFTLFPDSQDDLEIIINQAQTDYFALMDARFQVFKDNRSLKFNARIKEVDLKKDQISSFDLSMNDQVQRIRVQDIFLTLSLDRDNTLSGKIRLNRPQITLSGQGPALAAEDLNIGFSLSKDHMTAALEPAVITYPKARVSIDFSDNQNDKKTAVTFKGKDIDIGQAREVYLDLLKGNQVIDILFDILRGGTAKEIVVGFKAQSLLKLFDGNNLELDGNAESAIVKIPEVPLIVDTVFGRARVDKGILHIENPTGKIGSTRLDSGTLDIDLRQDDIVPFKGRFQLNTGLDELPQTLISLLPGTQLAKELEQVSQVQGRADAVLELEMPENNTPLKVRVWAKNINARARYRRVPLPIRIDTGQFHYEPESIVISNIKGQLGTSPIKDLFAKITNLEQAPVLTIKNANARLNIAQFMPWIKKQPSIMDLVSPAQALDGTLIVDQMTMEGPMFSPDQWQFDIQGSGSEICVKFQNKDFSIENLSGQFQTDQDNLNVSLGTAKITDISWLDMRIDPKALSSVALPLQLIKGSIKKNRGKDFFHAGVSSPGGPEIYIDFTGESLSDLVPSLVRMKDKETSNATIIVNPNPKQPIFTFDGTLNTKSLEKCLVPGSFLFQKLLSLTGKNPFNLSMDPEKNLYATARQINLDALMGEGRKTDSKKKKNTTKNRALISHKNMRVKADALIYKEKTFHGVNADISFDPEKTKVQIRHAQLCSLITKGYVDIFHNTSEIASDFEIISNEKEDISLMLGCLFGTQSVIEGSYRFNGKLSGKADAHLITARQNGTIDFKAESGRIFKATILSRVLSVLNVLGDTYLQQLGFGYKTLTLKAEVKDSIIHIKKAYIDADNMAIIASGWIDPLKDKLDLTILVAPFKTIDTIIQHIPVVNTILSGRLVSFPAKASGKISDPKVIPLHPSAVGKGLVNLFGDLIKAPVRLIEGTKKNDQK; this is encoded by the coding sequence ATGACTCCTGAAAAAAAAAACATAAAACGGATTGCCGTCTATACCACAGGGCTAATCCTTGTCCTGTTGATTGCCGCCCCTCTGGTCATCGAACCTTTTTTAAACTCCCCCCCTGTTAAAGCCCGATCAATCTGGGAAATTAAAAAAATTTCCCAGATTGATGTTTTGCCTGATGACATTGAGTTTTTCATCGCCCCCCTTCCGGGGCTCCGGTTTTTAAATCTGGATATTCCCCTGAATCAGGAAATGAGCCTGGCCATAAAGCAATTGGAAGTTAAAATTGACCTGAGCCAGCTGCTCAAGCGTAAAATTGCAGTCAGCCAGATTCTTATGGACAACCCGGATCTTAAATATTCTCCGAAAACGCCCAGCCCTTCTAAACCATCCGGGCCATCCCATCTTTTCCACACGCCTCTGCAGATGCCCGACCAGACCATCGAGCGGTTGTTTACCCTTTTTCCGGACAGTCAGGACGATCTTGAAATCATTATCAACCAGGCGCAGACAGATTATTTCGCCTTGATGGATGCACGATTTCAGGTCTTTAAAGATAATCGATCCCTAAAATTCAACGCCAGAATAAAAGAGGTGGATCTTAAAAAAGACCAGATATCGTCATTTGACCTGTCCATGAACGATCAGGTCCAAAGAATCAGGGTTCAGGATATTTTTTTAACTCTCAGCCTTGACCGGGACAACACCCTGTCAGGCAAAATCAGACTGAACCGTCCCCAAATCACCCTGTCTGGCCAGGGTCCGGCCCTGGCAGCAGAAGACCTCAACATTGGATTTTCCCTGTCAAAGGATCATATGACCGCCGCGCTTGAGCCGGCCGTGATCACCTATCCCAAAGCCCGTGTATCCATTGATTTTTCAGACAATCAAAACGATAAAAAAACAGCTGTGACCTTTAAGGGCAAGGATATTGATATTGGTCAGGCACGAGAGGTCTACCTGGACCTGCTCAAGGGAAACCAGGTGATTGATATCCTGTTTGACATTCTCAGGGGGGGGACGGCAAAAGAAATTGTTGTCGGATTCAAAGCCCAAAGCCTTTTGAAGCTGTTTGACGGTAACAACCTTGAGCTGGACGGAAATGCGGAATCTGCAATTGTAAAAATACCTGAAGTCCCCCTGATTGTTGACACGGTTTTTGGCAGGGCAAGGGTTGACAAAGGAATTTTGCACATAGAAAATCCAACGGGTAAAATAGGGTCAACACGCCTAGACAGCGGGACCCTTGACATTGATCTTCGCCAGGATGATATCGTCCCGTTCAAGGGCAGATTTCAATTAAACACTGGCCTTGATGAACTGCCCCAAACCCTTATTTCCCTTTTGCCCGGCACCCAGCTTGCCAAGGAACTTGAACAGGTTTCCCAGGTCCAGGGTCGTGCCGATGCGGTTTTAGAGCTGGAAATGCCTGAAAACAACACCCCGTTAAAGGTCAGGGTCTGGGCAAAAAATATTAATGCCCGGGCCAGGTACCGCCGGGTTCCTCTGCCCATCCGTATTGACACGGGTCAATTCCACTATGAACCTGAAAGCATCGTCATTTCAAACATAAAAGGCCAATTGGGAACAAGCCCCATAAAAGACCTTTTTGCAAAAATAACCAATCTTGAACAGGCCCCTGTTTTAACAATAAAAAATGCAAATGCCCGGCTGAATATAGCCCAGTTCATGCCATGGATCAAAAAACAACCCTCTATAATGGACCTTGTCTCTCCTGCACAGGCGCTTGACGGAACCCTGATTGTGGACCAGATGACCATGGAAGGCCCCATGTTCAGTCCGGACCAATGGCAGTTTGATATCCAAGGGTCAGGCAGTGAGATTTGTGTTAAATTTCAAAATAAAGATTTTTCCATTGAAAATCTTTCAGGACAATTTCAAACCGACCAGGACAATCTCAACGTTTCCTTGGGCACCGCTAAAATCACGGATATCTCATGGCTGGACATGAGGATTGACCCAAAGGCTCTCTCAAGCGTGGCCCTGCCCCTTCAACTCATCAAGGGGAGCATCAAAAAAAACAGGGGCAAAGATTTTTTCCACGCCGGAGTTTCAAGTCCGGGCGGACCTGAAATTTATATTGATTTCACAGGCGAATCCCTCTCCGATTTGGTGCCTTCCCTTGTGAGGATGAAAGACAAAGAGACCAGCAACGCCACAATCATTGTTAACCCGAATCCCAAACAGCCCATCTTCACATTTGATGGAACCCTTAACACAAAGAGCCTTGAAAAATGCCTGGTGCCCGGGTCTTTTCTTTTTCAAAAGCTATTATCCCTGACAGGGAAAAACCCCTTCAACCTTTCAATGGATCCTGAAAAAAACCTTTATGCCACAGCCCGGCAGATCAACCTTGACGCCCTGATGGGCGAAGGTCGGAAGACCGATTCCAAAAAGAAAAAAAACACGACAAAAAACCGTGCCCTGATCTCCCATAAAAATATGAGGGTTAAGGCGGACGCCCTGATTTATAAAGAAAAAACCTTTCATGGGGTAAATGCCGATATTTCCTTTGACCCTGAAAAAACAAAAGTTCAAATCCGTCATGCCCAATTATGCAGCCTGATCACCAAGGGATATGTGGATATCTTTCACAACACCTCTGAAATTGCCAGCGATTTTGAAATCATTTCCAATGAAAAGGAAGATATTTCCCTGATGCTAGGTTGCCTGTTTGGCACCCAGAGTGTCATTGAGGGCAGTTATCGCTTTAACGGCAAATTATCCGGCAAAGCCGATGCTCATCTTATCACCGCCCGTCAAAACGGCACAATAGACTTTAAGGCCGAATCCGGACGGATATTCAAGGCCACGATCTTATCCCGGGTATTGTCCGTGTTAAATGTTTTGGGTGATACGTATCTGCAGCAGCTCGGATTCGGATACAAAACCCTAACCCTTAAAGCCGAAGTAAAAGATAGTATCATCCATATTAAAAAAGCCTATATTGACGCCGATAATATGGCCATCATTGCCAGCGGGTGGATTGATCCTTTAAAGGATAAACTGGACCTGACCATTTTAGTGGCGCCATTTAAAACCATAGATACCATTATCCAGCATATCCCGGTGGTAAACACCATTTTGAGCGGGCGCCTGGTCTCCTTTCCGGCAAAAGCATCGGGAAAAATCTCAGACCCCAAGGTCATCCCGCTTCATCCATCGGCTGTCGGTAAAGGACTTGTCAACCTTTTCGGAGATCTGATCAAGGCGCCTGTCAGGCTCATTGAAGGAACAAAAAAGAATGACCAAAAATAA
- a CDS encoding peptidylprolyl isomerase has translation MAKASARHILVDNEDFCKELIEKVNGGEDFAQLAKQHSKCPSGARGGNLGQFGPGQMVPEFDTVVFNESVGVAHGPVKTSFGFHIVEITSRED, from the coding sequence ATGGCAAAAGCCAGCGCAAGGCATATCCTGGTTGACAATGAAGATTTTTGCAAGGAACTGATCGAAAAAGTAAATGGGGGAGAAGATTTTGCCCAGCTTGCAAAACAACACTCGAAATGCCCTTCAGGAGCCAGAGGCGGTAACCTTGGACAATTCGGCCCGGGGCAGATGGTCCCTGAATTTGATACAGTGGTGTTTAATGAAAGTGTGGGCGTGGCCCATGGCCCTGTAAAAACCAGTTTTGGATTTCACATTGTCGAAATCACCAGCCGGGAAGATTAA